One window of the Manihot esculenta cultivar AM560-2 chromosome 14, M.esculenta_v8, whole genome shotgun sequence genome contains the following:
- the LOC110600090 gene encoding cytochrome P450 71AP13 — protein MTLLQWLKESGLRPSLLLATIFVALVLRFLLKEKQRTRNLNLPPGPGKLPIIGNLHQLGTMPHIALHRLAHKYGPIIFLQLGEIPTVVISSVNLAKEVFKTHDLALSSRPQLYSARYLFYDCTDIAFAPYGAYWRNIRKICILELLSTKRVHSFGYVREEEVARLVARIGESYPRTTNLSKMIGLYANDVLCRVALGRDFSRGGEYDRHGFQKMLEDYQALLGGFSLGDYFPSMEFVHSLTGMKSKLIKTFRRFDQFFDNVINEHRNSEGMLEEQKDLVDVLLDIQKNGSDSDMPLTMGNVKAVILDMFAAGTDTTFITLDWTMTELIMNPRVMEKAQAEIRSIVGERRVVQERDVPQFHYMRAVIKEIFRLHPAVPLLVPRESLEDVMIDGYNIPAKTRIYVNVWAMGRDPEQWENPEAFQPERFIGSSIDFKGQDFELIPFGAGRRICPGITFGTATVELALAQLLHSFDWELPPGIKASDIDNTEAFGISMHRTVPLHVIAKPHFQ, from the exons ATGACTCTTCTTCAATGGCTAAAGGAATCAGGCCTCAGGCCTTCCTTGCTTTTAGCTACCATCTTCGTAGCTCTGGTCCTCAGGTTTCTACTGAAAGAAAAACAGAGAACAAGAAACCTCAATCTCCCACCAGGGCCTGGAAAGTTGCCCATCATTGGCAACCTTCACCAGCTCGGTACCATGCCTCACATAGCTCTCCATCGGTTGGCTCACAAGTATGGTCCGATCATATTCTTACAGCTTGGTGAGATCCCAACTGTTGTAATTTCTTCCGTTAATTTGGCCAAGGAAGTGTTCAAAACCCATGATCTTGCTCTCTCTAGCCGTCCTCAACTGTACTCAGCCAGATACCTGTTCTACGATTGCACTGATATTGCCTTCGCTCCTTACGGTGCTTACTGGAGGAATATCAGGAAAATTTGCATACTGGAGCTACTCAGTACCAAGCGAGTCCACTCGTTTGGCTATGTCAGAGAAGAAGAAGTGGCTCGTTTGGTTGCTCGGATTGGAGAGTCTTATCCTCGCACCACCAATCTAAGCAAGATGATTGGACTCTATGCAAATGATGTCCTTTGTAGGGTTGCTCTTGGAAGGGACTTCTCACGAGGAGGGGAGTACGATCGGCACGGCTTCCAGAAAATGCTCGAGGATTACCAGGCGCTGCTTGGAGGATTCAGCCTTGGAGACTACTTTCCTTCCATGGAATTTGTACACAGCTTAACAGGAATGAAGtccaaactcatcaaaaccttcAGACGTTTCGATCAGTTCTTCGATAATGTCATTAATGAACACCGTAATTCCGAGGGAATGCTGGAGGAGCAAAAGGACCTTGTAGATGTCTTGCTTGATATACAGAAGAATGGATCAGATAGTGATATGCCTCTTACCATGGGGAACGTTAAAGCTGTGATCTTG GACATGTTTGCTGCTGGAACTGATACAACTTTCATAACGCTTGATTGGACGATGACAGAGCTGATCATGAATCCCAGGGTCATGGAAAAAGCACAAGCTGAAATAAGAAGCATTGTCGGGGAGAGAAGAGTTGTGCAAGAGAGAGATGTGCCTCAGTTTCACTATATGAGAGCTGTGATCAAAGAGATCTTCCGATTACATCCTGCTGTCCCACTTTTAGTCCCAAGAGAATCCTTAGAAGATGTTATGATTGATGGGTACAATATTCCAGCCAAAACACGTATTTATGTCAATGTATGGGCGATGGGGAGGGATCCAGAACAGTGGGAAAATCCAGAAGCATTTCAACCAGAAAGATTTATAGGGAGCAGTATAGACTTCAAAGGGCAAGATTTTGAATTGATACCTTTTGGAGCTGGTAGAAGAATCTGCCCAGGTATTACATTTGGAACAGCAACAGTTGAGCTTGCTCTAGCCCAACTTCTCCACAGCTTTGATTGGGAACTTCCTCCTGGAATAAAAGCAAGTGATATAGATAATACTGAAGCTTTTGGCATCTCAATGCACAGGACGGTTCCTCTGCACGTCATTGCCAAACCACACTTCCAATAA
- the LOC110600300 gene encoding cytochrome P450 736A117, producing the protein MGSYVPFGTSSILLPLSFTILALCFIIFLLNRSPLRSKKTVPPSPPRLPIIGNLHQIGSHPHRSLRSLAQIHGDVMLLHFGRIPVLVISSAEMACEIMKTQDLVFANRRKTRMKEKLLYDHKDVAAAPYGEYWRQIKSLCVVHLLSTKRVQSFRAVREEETAYMIERIKKTCSSSPINLSEVFARLANDVVCRSALGRKYNASEGGTKFKDLLGEFGELLGSFDVGDYISWLGWINHVSGLYARADRVAKELDNFLDEVVEQHRGGSGDGRDENTSKDFVDFLLWIQKENIAGFQIDATSIKALILDVFAAGSDTTYTVLEWAMTELLRHPEVMKKLQNEIREISSNESSAITEDHLNELPYLKAVIKETLRLHPPIPLLVPRLSTQDVKLKGFDIAAGTEVIINAWGIGRDPALWDRSEEFWPERFLNTNIDYKGHHFELIPFGAGRRICPGIAFAMSADELALANVLHKFDWGLTGEELDITESTGLTIHRKFPLLAVATPYSQ; encoded by the exons ATGGGGAGTTACGTTCCATTTGGAACGTCATCGATTTTGCTTCCATTGTCCTTCACCATCTTAGCGCTATGCTTCATCATTTTCCTGTTGAACCGATCTCCACTAAGAAGCAAGAAAACTGTACCACCTTCTCCACCCAGGCTTCCAATTATCGGAAACCTCCACCAAATTGGTTCGCACCCTCATCGCTCTCTTCGATCCTTAGCTCAGATCCATGGCGATGTCATGTTGCTTCACTTCGGTAGAATTCCAGTTCTTGTTATCTCATCAGCTGAAATGGCATGCGAGATTATGAAAACCCAAGATCTTGTGTTTGCAAATAGGCGTAAAACAAGAATGAAAGAGAAACTTCTCTATGACCATAAGGATGTGGCTGCAGCTCCTTATGGTGAGTACTGGAGACAGATAAAAAGCTTATGTGTTGTACATCTACTGAGTACTAAAAGGGTGCAATCTTTTAGGGCGGTGAGGGAAGAAGAGACGGCTTATATGATTGAGAGGATTAAAAAGACTTGTTCTTCTTCACCCATCAATTTAAGTGAGGTCTTTGCGAGGCTTGCCAATGATGTAGTTTGCAGATCAGCCCTTGGGAGGAAATATAATGCATCAGAAGGAGGGACAAAGTTCAAGGATTTATTGGGGGAGTTTGGAGAGCTGTTGGGTAGTTTCGATGTTGGGGATTATATATCATGGCTTGGTTGGATAAATCATGTAAGTGGACTTTACGCAAGAGCCGACAGAGTTGCTAAAGAGTTGGATAATTTCCTAGATGAAGTAGTTGAACAACATAGAGGTGGTAGTGGTGACGGCAGAGACGAGAACACTAGCAAGGACTTCGTGGACTTTTTGCTTTGGATTCAGAAAGAAAACATAGCTGGTTTTCAAATTGATGCGACTAGCATCAAGGCTCTCATCTTG GATGTATTTGCAGCAGGTTCAGATACTACATACACAGTCCTGGAATGGGCAATGACAGAGCTCCTAAGGCACCCAGAAGTGATGAAAAAACTCCAAAATGAAATTAGAGAAATCTCCAGCAACGAATCATCAGCAATAACAGAGGACCATCTGAATGAACTTCCATACTTAAAAGCAGTGATCAAGGAAACTCTCCGCTTGCATCCTCCAATCCCATTGCTAGTCCCCCGATTATCAACCCAAGATGTCAAACTAAAAGGATTTGACATTGCAGCAGGAACCGAAGTGATCATCAATGCTTGGGGAATAGGGAGAGATCCTGCCTTGTGGGATCGATCTGAGGAGTTCTGGCCAGAGAGGTTCTTGAACACTAATATAGATTACAAAGGACATCACTTCGAACTGATACCATTTGGGGCTGGCAGGAGGATTTGTCCAGGCATTGCATTTGCGATGAGCGCAGATGAGCTTGCATTGGCAAATGTATTGCACAAGTTTGATTGGGGATTAACAGGAGAGGAGTTGGACATCACCGAAAGCACAGGTCTTACCATACATAGAAAATTCCCTCTTCTTGCTGTGGCAACTCCATATTCCCAGTAA
- the LOC110600219 gene encoding cytochrome P450 736A117 gives MWQFFINILPLFFLFSFLVVRRFLNPPVTKNLPPSPPKFPILGNLHQLGPYPHRSLRSLAQRYGPLMQLHFGSIPVLVASSADVAREIMKTHDLTFSNRPKFNIADKLLYEGQDVSTAPYGEYWRQMRSICVLQLLTNKRVQSFRSVREEETTILAEKIKESAYSSSPVNLSENFASLTNDIVCRAALGRKYSEGEGGKKFKELLGEFMELLGTFTVGDFIPWLGWVNGINGFDAKVEKIAKEFDKFLDEVVDEHMDIAKRRGNINHRNIEIEDQKNFVDVLLKLQEDDMAGFSMTKVNIKALILDMFAAGTDTTYTVLEWAMSELLRHPRVMKEVQNEVRKIGNGKAEITEDDLGQMHYLKAVIKETLRLYPPIPLLVPRASTQDVKIQGYDIVAGSTVFTNAWAIGRDPARWDQPEEFRPERFLNSSLDFKGQDFELIPFGAGRRGCPGILFAMITNELVLAKIVNQFDWELPGGASGEDLDMTECPGLTIHRKFPLLAIAVPRS, from the exons ATGTGGCAATTCTTCATCAACATCCTTcccctcttcttcctcttctcattCTTAGTTGTTAGAAGGTTCCTGAATCCTCCTGTAACCAAAAACCTCCCACCTTCACCACCAAAGTTTCCGATTCTTGGAAACCTTCACCAACTAGGCCCGTACCCCCACCGCTCTCTACGCTCGCTGGCTCAACGTTATGGTCCTCTTATGCAACTCCACTTTGGCAGTATCCCTGTCCTTGTTGCCTCATCTGCAGATGTTGCGAGAGAGATCATGAAAACCCATGACCTCACTTTCTCAAACAGACCAAAGTTTAACATTGCTGATAAACTTCTGTATGAAGGGCAGGATGTGTCCACAGCACCTTATGGTGAGTATTGGAGGCAGATGAGAAGCATTTGTGTGCTTCAGCTTTTAACTAACAAGAGGGTGCAATCATTTCGAAGTGTAAGAGAAGAAGAAACCACCATCTTGGCCGAGAAGATCAAAGAATCTGCTTACTCGTCATCCCCAGTTAATTTGAGTGAAAACTTTGCATCTCTCACAAATGATATTGTATGCAGGgcggctttgggaagaaagtaCAGTGAAGGAGAAGGTGGGAAGAAGTTCAAGGAGTTGTTAGGGGAGTTCATGGAATTGTTAGGTACTTTCACCGTCGGAGACTTCATCCCATGGCTTGGTTGGGTAAACGGCATAAATGGTTTTGATGCAAAAGTGGAGAAAATTGCCAAAGAGTTTGATAAATTTCTAGATGAAGTAGTTGACGAGCATATGGATATTGCAAAAAGAAGAGGCAATATTAACCACAGAAATATAGAAATAGAAGACCAGAAAAATTTTGTGGATGTTCTGCTTAAGCTTCAGGAGGATGACATGGCTGGCTTTTCCATGACCAAAGTTAACATCAAAGCCCTCATCTTG GATATGTTTGCTGCTGGAACTGATACTACTTACACAGTCCTAGAATGGGCAATGTCAGAGCTCCTGAGGCACCCAAGAGTGATGAAGGAAGTGCAAAACGAGGTCAGGAAAATTGGCAATGGCAAAGCAGAGATAACAGAAGATGATTTGGGTCAAATGCATTACTTGAAGGCAGTGATCAAAGAGACTTTAAGGTTGTATCCCCCAATCCCATTGCTAGTTCCACGAGCATCGACCCAAGATGTGAAAATACAAGGATACGACATAGTTGCTGGTTCGACGGTATTTACCAATGCATGGGCCATTGGGAGAGACCCTGCGCGATGGGACCAACCTGAGGAGTTTAGGCCTGAGAGATTCCTGAATAGCAGTTTAGATTTCAAAGGACAAGATTTCGAATTGATTCCATTTGGAGCTGGTAGAAGGGGATGCCCTGGAATTTTATTTGCCATGATAACAAACGAGCTAGTGTTGGCAAAGATTGTTAATCAGTTCGATTGGGAATTGCCTGGCGGTGCCAGTGGAGAAGATCTGGACATGACTGAATGTCCTGGTCTTACCATCCATAGAAAATTTCCTCTCCTTGCTATTGCAGTTCCAAGGTCTTAA
- the LOC110631021 gene encoding serine/threonine-protein kinase AFC2 isoform X1, with protein MEMERITEFPHTHMDRRPRKRARLGWDVPQLPKAQVGLFCGQEVGNETSYASSGATSDLTTSTSLFVKGVATNGSPPWREDNKDGHYMFAIGENLTSRYKIHSKMGEGTFGQVLECWDREKKEMVAIKIVRGIKKYREAAMIEVEVLQQLGKHDKGGNRCVQIRNWFDYRNHICIVFEKLGPSLYDFLRKNNYRSFPIDLVREIGRQLLECVAFMHDLRLIHTDLKPENILLVSPEYVKVPDYKGMSRMPKESSYFKRVPKSSSIKVIDFGSTTYERQEQNYIVSTRHYRAPEVILDYFLGIHVGLGWSYPCDIWSVGCILVELCTGEALFQTHENLEHLAMMERVLGPLPQHMLKRVDRHAEKYIRRGRLDWPEGATSRESIKAVMKLPRLQNLVMQHVDHSAGDLIHLLQGLLRYDPSDRLTAREALRHPFFARGQFRR; from the exons ATGGAGATGGAGCGCATAACCGAGTTTCCCCATACTCACATGGATCGCCGTCCCAGGAAAAGAGCTCGTTTGGGCTGGGACGTTCCTCAACTTCCTAAG GCTCAGGTAGGATTATTTTGTGGACAAGAGGTTGGGAATGAAACAAGCTATGCATCTTCTGGAGCAACCTCAGACCTTACTACCTCTACTTCTCTCTTTGTAAAGGGGGTGGCTACAAATGGTTCTCCCCCATGGCGGGAAGATAACAAGGATGGCCATTACATGTTTGCGATTGGAGAAAATTTAACTTCTCGAT ATAAAATACACAGTAAGATGGGTGAAG GCACCTTTGGTCAGGTTTTGGAATGCTGGGATAGAGAAAAAAAGGAGATGGTTGCTATCAAAATTGTCCGAGGGATCAAGAAGTATCGTGAAGCAGCTATGATAGAGGTTGAAGTACTGCAACAGCTTGGTAAACATGATAAAGGTGGAAACCG TTGTGTGCAAATACGGAACTGGTTTGACTATCGTAACCATATTTGTATT GTTTTTGAGAAGCTTGGACCAAGCTTATACGATTTTCTTCGCAAAAACAATTATCGCTCATTTCCCATTGATCTTGTCCGTGAGATTGGAAGACAACTGTTGGAATGTGTAGCAT TTATGCATGACTTGCGCTTGATTCATACTGATTTGAAACCTGAGAATATTCTTCTAGTTTCTCCTGAATATGTTAAAGTTCCTGACTACAAG GGCATGTCACGAATGCCAAAGGAGAGCTCCTACTTCAAGAGAGTCCCAAAGTCAAGTTCTATTAAGGTGATTGATTTTGGTAGTACTACTTATGAGCGCCAAGAGCAGAACTATATTGTATCGACACGTCATTACCGGGCTCCAGAAGTTATTCTAG ATTATTTTCTTGGGATTCATGTAGGACTTGGGTGGAGTTATCCTTGTGATATATGGAGTGTTGGTTGCATCTTAGTGGAATTATGTACT GGGGAGGCTTTATTTCAAACCCATGAGAATTTGGAGCACCTAGCAATGATGGAGAGGGTCCTTGGGCCCCTACCACAGCATATGCTGAAGAGAGTCGA TCGGCATGCTGAGAAATATATCAGGAGGGGAAGATTGGACTGGCCTGAAGGTGCTACCTCGAGGGAAAGTATTAAAGCTGTTATGAAGTTACCTCGTCTTCAG AATCTAGTAATGCAGCATGTTGATCATTCAGCTGGAGATTTGATTCATCTCTTGCAAGGTTTGCTTAGGTATGATCCCTCGGATAGGCTAACTGCTCGGGAAGCTCTAAGGCACCCCTTTTTTGCGAGGGGCCAATTCAGGAGGTGA
- the LOC110631021 gene encoding serine/threonine-protein kinase AFC2 isoform X3: MEMERITEFPHTHMDRRPRKRARLGWDVPQLPKAQVGLFCGQEVGNETSYASSGATSDLTTSTSLFVKGVATNGSPPWREDNKDGHYMFAIGENLTSRYKIHSKMGEGTFGQVLECWDREKKEMVAIKIVRGIKKYREAAMIEVEVLQQLGKHDKGGNRCVQIRNWFDYRNHICIGMSRMPKESSYFKRVPKSSSIKVIDFGSTTYERQEQNYIVSTRHYRAPEVILDYFLGIHVGLGWSYPCDIWSVGCILVELCTGEALFQTHENLEHLAMMERVLGPLPQHMLKRVDRHAEKYIRRGRLDWPEGATSRESIKAVMKLPRLQNLVMQHVDHSAGDLIHLLQGLLRYDPSDRLTAREALRHPFFARGQFRR; the protein is encoded by the exons ATGGAGATGGAGCGCATAACCGAGTTTCCCCATACTCACATGGATCGCCGTCCCAGGAAAAGAGCTCGTTTGGGCTGGGACGTTCCTCAACTTCCTAAG GCTCAGGTAGGATTATTTTGTGGACAAGAGGTTGGGAATGAAACAAGCTATGCATCTTCTGGAGCAACCTCAGACCTTACTACCTCTACTTCTCTCTTTGTAAAGGGGGTGGCTACAAATGGTTCTCCCCCATGGCGGGAAGATAACAAGGATGGCCATTACATGTTTGCGATTGGAGAAAATTTAACTTCTCGAT ATAAAATACACAGTAAGATGGGTGAAG GCACCTTTGGTCAGGTTTTGGAATGCTGGGATAGAGAAAAAAAGGAGATGGTTGCTATCAAAATTGTCCGAGGGATCAAGAAGTATCGTGAAGCAGCTATGATAGAGGTTGAAGTACTGCAACAGCTTGGTAAACATGATAAAGGTGGAAACCG TTGTGTGCAAATACGGAACTGGTTTGACTATCGTAACCATATTTGTATT GGCATGTCACGAATGCCAAAGGAGAGCTCCTACTTCAAGAGAGTCCCAAAGTCAAGTTCTATTAAGGTGATTGATTTTGGTAGTACTACTTATGAGCGCCAAGAGCAGAACTATATTGTATCGACACGTCATTACCGGGCTCCAGAAGTTATTCTAG ATTATTTTCTTGGGATTCATGTAGGACTTGGGTGGAGTTATCCTTGTGATATATGGAGTGTTGGTTGCATCTTAGTGGAATTATGTACT GGGGAGGCTTTATTTCAAACCCATGAGAATTTGGAGCACCTAGCAATGATGGAGAGGGTCCTTGGGCCCCTACCACAGCATATGCTGAAGAGAGTCGA TCGGCATGCTGAGAAATATATCAGGAGGGGAAGATTGGACTGGCCTGAAGGTGCTACCTCGAGGGAAAGTATTAAAGCTGTTATGAAGTTACCTCGTCTTCAG AATCTAGTAATGCAGCATGTTGATCATTCAGCTGGAGATTTGATTCATCTCTTGCAAGGTTTGCTTAGGTATGATCCCTCGGATAGGCTAACTGCTCGGGAAGCTCTAAGGCACCCCTTTTTTGCGAGGGGCCAATTCAGGAGGTGA
- the LOC110631021 gene encoding serine/threonine-protein kinase AFC2 isoform X2: MEMERITEFPHTHMDRRPRKRARLGWDVPQLPKAQVGLFCGQEVGNETSYASSGATSDLTTSTSLFVKGVATNGSPPWREDNKDGHYMFAIGENLTSRYKIHSKMGEGTFGQVLECWDREKKEMVAIKIVRGIKKYREAAMIEVEVLQQLGKHDKGGNRCVQIRNWFDYRNHICIVFEKLGPSLYDFLRKNNYRSFPIDLVREIGRQLLECVAFMHDLRLIHTDLKPENILLVSPEYVKVPDYKGMSRMPKESSYFKRVPKSSSIKVIDFGSTTYERQEQNYIVSTRHYRAPEVILGLGWSYPCDIWSVGCILVELCTGEALFQTHENLEHLAMMERVLGPLPQHMLKRVDRHAEKYIRRGRLDWPEGATSRESIKAVMKLPRLQNLVMQHVDHSAGDLIHLLQGLLRYDPSDRLTAREALRHPFFARGQFRR, translated from the exons ATGGAGATGGAGCGCATAACCGAGTTTCCCCATACTCACATGGATCGCCGTCCCAGGAAAAGAGCTCGTTTGGGCTGGGACGTTCCTCAACTTCCTAAG GCTCAGGTAGGATTATTTTGTGGACAAGAGGTTGGGAATGAAACAAGCTATGCATCTTCTGGAGCAACCTCAGACCTTACTACCTCTACTTCTCTCTTTGTAAAGGGGGTGGCTACAAATGGTTCTCCCCCATGGCGGGAAGATAACAAGGATGGCCATTACATGTTTGCGATTGGAGAAAATTTAACTTCTCGAT ATAAAATACACAGTAAGATGGGTGAAG GCACCTTTGGTCAGGTTTTGGAATGCTGGGATAGAGAAAAAAAGGAGATGGTTGCTATCAAAATTGTCCGAGGGATCAAGAAGTATCGTGAAGCAGCTATGATAGAGGTTGAAGTACTGCAACAGCTTGGTAAACATGATAAAGGTGGAAACCG TTGTGTGCAAATACGGAACTGGTTTGACTATCGTAACCATATTTGTATT GTTTTTGAGAAGCTTGGACCAAGCTTATACGATTTTCTTCGCAAAAACAATTATCGCTCATTTCCCATTGATCTTGTCCGTGAGATTGGAAGACAACTGTTGGAATGTGTAGCAT TTATGCATGACTTGCGCTTGATTCATACTGATTTGAAACCTGAGAATATTCTTCTAGTTTCTCCTGAATATGTTAAAGTTCCTGACTACAAG GGCATGTCACGAATGCCAAAGGAGAGCTCCTACTTCAAGAGAGTCCCAAAGTCAAGTTCTATTAAGGTGATTGATTTTGGTAGTACTACTTATGAGCGCCAAGAGCAGAACTATATTGTATCGACACGTCATTACCGGGCTCCAGAAGTTATTCTAG GACTTGGGTGGAGTTATCCTTGTGATATATGGAGTGTTGGTTGCATCTTAGTGGAATTATGTACT GGGGAGGCTTTATTTCAAACCCATGAGAATTTGGAGCACCTAGCAATGATGGAGAGGGTCCTTGGGCCCCTACCACAGCATATGCTGAAGAGAGTCGA TCGGCATGCTGAGAAATATATCAGGAGGGGAAGATTGGACTGGCCTGAAGGTGCTACCTCGAGGGAAAGTATTAAAGCTGTTATGAAGTTACCTCGTCTTCAG AATCTAGTAATGCAGCATGTTGATCATTCAGCTGGAGATTTGATTCATCTCTTGCAAGGTTTGCTTAGGTATGATCCCTCGGATAGGCTAACTGCTCGGGAAGCTCTAAGGCACCCCTTTTTTGCGAGGGGCCAATTCAGGAGGTGA
- the LOC110631021 gene encoding serine/threonine-protein kinase AFC2 isoform X4, which translates to MGEGTFGQVLECWDREKKEMVAIKIVRGIKKYREAAMIEVEVLQQLGKHDKGGNRCVQIRNWFDYRNHICIVFEKLGPSLYDFLRKNNYRSFPIDLVREIGRQLLECVAFMHDLRLIHTDLKPENILLVSPEYVKVPDYKGMSRMPKESSYFKRVPKSSSIKVIDFGSTTYERQEQNYIVSTRHYRAPEVILDYFLGIHVGLGWSYPCDIWSVGCILVELCTGEALFQTHENLEHLAMMERVLGPLPQHMLKRVDRHAEKYIRRGRLDWPEGATSRESIKAVMKLPRLQNLVMQHVDHSAGDLIHLLQGLLRYDPSDRLTAREALRHPFFARGQFRR; encoded by the exons ATGGGTGAAG GCACCTTTGGTCAGGTTTTGGAATGCTGGGATAGAGAAAAAAAGGAGATGGTTGCTATCAAAATTGTCCGAGGGATCAAGAAGTATCGTGAAGCAGCTATGATAGAGGTTGAAGTACTGCAACAGCTTGGTAAACATGATAAAGGTGGAAACCG TTGTGTGCAAATACGGAACTGGTTTGACTATCGTAACCATATTTGTATT GTTTTTGAGAAGCTTGGACCAAGCTTATACGATTTTCTTCGCAAAAACAATTATCGCTCATTTCCCATTGATCTTGTCCGTGAGATTGGAAGACAACTGTTGGAATGTGTAGCAT TTATGCATGACTTGCGCTTGATTCATACTGATTTGAAACCTGAGAATATTCTTCTAGTTTCTCCTGAATATGTTAAAGTTCCTGACTACAAG GGCATGTCACGAATGCCAAAGGAGAGCTCCTACTTCAAGAGAGTCCCAAAGTCAAGTTCTATTAAGGTGATTGATTTTGGTAGTACTACTTATGAGCGCCAAGAGCAGAACTATATTGTATCGACACGTCATTACCGGGCTCCAGAAGTTATTCTAG ATTATTTTCTTGGGATTCATGTAGGACTTGGGTGGAGTTATCCTTGTGATATATGGAGTGTTGGTTGCATCTTAGTGGAATTATGTACT GGGGAGGCTTTATTTCAAACCCATGAGAATTTGGAGCACCTAGCAATGATGGAGAGGGTCCTTGGGCCCCTACCACAGCATATGCTGAAGAGAGTCGA TCGGCATGCTGAGAAATATATCAGGAGGGGAAGATTGGACTGGCCTGAAGGTGCTACCTCGAGGGAAAGTATTAAAGCTGTTATGAAGTTACCTCGTCTTCAG AATCTAGTAATGCAGCATGTTGATCATTCAGCTGGAGATTTGATTCATCTCTTGCAAGGTTTGCTTAGGTATGATCCCTCGGATAGGCTAACTGCTCGGGAAGCTCTAAGGCACCCCTTTTTTGCGAGGGGCCAATTCAGGAGGTGA
- the LOC110631021 gene encoding serine/threonine-protein kinase AFC2 isoform X5 produces the protein MIKVETVMHDLRLIHTDLKPENILLVSPEYVKVPDYKGMSRMPKESSYFKRVPKSSSIKVIDFGSTTYERQEQNYIVSTRHYRAPEVILGLGWSYPCDIWSVGCILVELCTGEALFQTHENLEHLAMMERVLGPLPQHMLKRVDRHAEKYIRRGRLDWPEGATSRESIKAVMKLPRLQNLVMQHVDHSAGDLIHLLQGLLRYDPSDRLTAREALRHPFFARGQFRR, from the exons ATGATAAAGGTGGAAACCG TTATGCATGACTTGCGCTTGATTCATACTGATTTGAAACCTGAGAATATTCTTCTAGTTTCTCCTGAATATGTTAAAGTTCCTGACTACAAG GGCATGTCACGAATGCCAAAGGAGAGCTCCTACTTCAAGAGAGTCCCAAAGTCAAGTTCTATTAAGGTGATTGATTTTGGTAGTACTACTTATGAGCGCCAAGAGCAGAACTATATTGTATCGACACGTCATTACCGGGCTCCAGAAGTTATTCTAG GACTTGGGTGGAGTTATCCTTGTGATATATGGAGTGTTGGTTGCATCTTAGTGGAATTATGTACT GGGGAGGCTTTATTTCAAACCCATGAGAATTTGGAGCACCTAGCAATGATGGAGAGGGTCCTTGGGCCCCTACCACAGCATATGCTGAAGAGAGTCGA TCGGCATGCTGAGAAATATATCAGGAGGGGAAGATTGGACTGGCCTGAAGGTGCTACCTCGAGGGAAAGTATTAAAGCTGTTATGAAGTTACCTCGTCTTCAG AATCTAGTAATGCAGCATGTTGATCATTCAGCTGGAGATTTGATTCATCTCTTGCAAGGTTTGCTTAGGTATGATCCCTCGGATAGGCTAACTGCTCGGGAAGCTCTAAGGCACCCCTTTTTTGCGAGGGGCCAATTCAGGAGGTGA